Proteins encoded by one window of Mastacembelus armatus chromosome 23, fMasArm1.2, whole genome shotgun sequence:
- the LOC113142409 gene encoding 23 kDa integral membrane protein-like, which translates to MARCRSYLRGLAICVTVLLMVSGVVMVGVGFSSIDGNIPVAELFDQLSSSDGLLVLQVFGPITVVLSVLGICAASLDLKPILLVFSALIFVEFVALMVVASPLVQVQAQLDSTVNEVFLNVTPLHRVELNIQRELNKLQASDSCCGLRSFEDWDNHLPVSCTCSPPIPTSDLQPSSWPGNSSSEGSCVLVSSDLYPPTRQFTDKLWVHSEPCGPILKSYLSFPIKLRIGIISAFATIAMAAIALCLTLGLEEYWKKPAVETTVDDYSRVKYEPQPSFT; encoded by the exons ATGGCTCGCTGCAGGAGCTACTTGCGAGGACTTGCGATCTGTGTCACTGTGCTGCTAATG GTGTCTGGCGTGGTGATGGTCGGCGTCGGATTCTCCTCCATCGACGGCAACATACCGGTTGCTGAG TTGTTTGACCAGTTGTCCAGTAGCGATGGTTTACTGGTGCTGCAGGTGTTTGGTCCAATCACagtggttttgtctgttctaGGCATCTGTGCTGCGTCTTTGGACCTTAAGCCTATTCTCCTGGTG ttttctgctttgattttcGTGGAGTTTGTGGCTCTGATGGTTGTTGCTTCACCACTGGTTCAGGTCCAGGCTCAG CTCGACAGCACGGTGAACGAGGTGTTTCTGAACGTGACTCCCCTCCACAGAGTGGAGCTTAACATCCAGCGTGAACTGAACAAACTGCAGGCCTCA GATTCTTGTTGTGGTTTGAGGAGTTTTGAGGACTGGGACAATCACCTCCCTGTCTCCTGTACCTGTTCACCTCCCATTCCCACCTCAGACCTGCAGCCCAG CTCTTGGCCTGGTAACTCCAGCTCAGAGGGGTCCTGTGTGTTGGTGAGCAGTGACCTTTACCCTCCAACCCGACAGTTTACAGACAAATTATGGGTTCACTCCGAG CCCTGTGGTCCCATCCTGAAGAGTTACCTGAGCTTCCCCATCAAACTCCGGATTGGAATCATTTCTGCCTTCGCCACTATTGCG ATGGCGGCCATTGCTCTCTGTTTGACATTGGGTCTGGAGGAATACTGGAAGAAGCCTGCAGTAGAAACTACAGTGGACGACTACAGCCGAGTGAAATACGAACCCCAACCCAGCTTcacctga